Proteins encoded within one genomic window of Candidatus Berkiella cookevillensis:
- a CDS encoding aspartate-semialdehyde dehydrogenase, protein MIKQIDLAIVGATGVVGQAMIEILEERNFPCEKVYLLASERSKGKRMKFRNRSLMVEDLSEFDFSKVQVALFSAGGKISEEYAPKAAAKGVIVIDNTSQFRYDSAVPLVIPEVNPEKIAEYKNKNIIANPNCSTIQMLMALKPIYDAVGITRINVATYQSVSGTGKKAIEELAGQTAALLNGQPIKSQVYPLQIAFNLIPQIDEFLENGYTREEMKMVWETQKILDDNTIQVNPTAVRVPVFYGHSEAISIETKEKISAAQAVQLLEKAPGIKVKHANKAKGYPTPVIDAAGKDSVFVGRIREDISCSNGLNLWVVADNIRKGAALNSVQIAESVVRDYL, encoded by the coding sequence GATAGAGATATTAGAAGAAAGAAATTTTCCTTGTGAAAAAGTATATCTCTTGGCAAGTGAACGATCTAAAGGCAAGCGAATGAAATTTCGCAATCGTAGTTTGATGGTTGAGGATTTAAGCGAATTTGATTTTTCTAAAGTTCAGGTTGCATTGTTTTCAGCGGGTGGAAAAATATCTGAAGAATATGCTCCAAAAGCAGCGGCTAAGGGTGTGATTGTCATTGATAATACTTCGCAATTTCGTTATGACTCCGCTGTTCCTTTAGTAATCCCAGAGGTGAATCCTGAGAAAATAGCAGAATATAAGAATAAAAATATCATTGCGAATCCAAATTGTTCAACCATCCAAATGCTGATGGCATTAAAACCAATTTATGACGCTGTGGGTATTACCAGAATTAATGTAGCAACCTATCAATCTGTTTCTGGCACGGGGAAAAAAGCAATTGAAGAATTGGCAGGGCAAACAGCTGCTTTATTGAATGGTCAACCGATTAAATCACAAGTTTACCCACTACAAATTGCTTTCAATTTGATCCCTCAGATTGACGAATTTTTAGAAAATGGCTACACCCGTGAAGAAATGAAAATGGTTTGGGAAACACAAAAAATATTGGATGATAATACAATACAGGTAAATCCCACGGCAGTGAGAGTGCCTGTTTTCTATGGGCACAGCGAAGCCATTAGCATTGAAACCAAGGAAAAAATAAGTGCTGCTCAGGCAGTGCAATTACTAGAAAAAGCACCAGGTATCAAAGTTAAGCATGCAAATAAGGCAAAAGGCTACCCAACACCTGTCATAGATGCTGCTGGAAAGGATTCTGTATTTGTTGGTAGGATAAGAGAAGATATATCATGCTCAAATGGATTAAACCTTTGGGTTGTGGCAGATAATATTCGCAAAGGCGCAGCATTAAATAGCGTTCAGATTGCAGAAAGTGTGGTAAGAGACTATTTATAG